The Streptomyces camelliae genome window below encodes:
- a CDS encoding DUF4012 domain-containing protein, with translation MAAAALPPAAAAWIGITGWFARTELLAAQHDLTALRQAMAATAKAHPAGTAAAGAPAESAAERLLRSAATHAARAHWLTTGPAWYTAAQVPFAGGPLRTVRGIAEASDRLAGQVLPPLVRAVPQLTAGAHAGGIPRVLTQLEGQAPAFERAARVAAQVRGDVRRLAGSTWLPAVDRGREQLSDQLDRLVPQTADVAVAARAVPPMLGAHGPRHYFLSFQNTAEARGTGGLPGAFAVLRADRGRLSFERFGNDTEMDGVRTDVNLGSEFADQYGDNGPGEIWQNSNMSPHFPYAARIWTSYWRTHTGRDLDGAIAIDPATLGRLLGATGPARLADGTALTADNAVDLTERTSYAAYENVGERKAFFVEAASAAAKQLMHAADDPGLLPALLRAVHDVQQEGRLQVWSAHGAEERLLESRPFGGALPDTPGPFAGLVVNNAAGTKLDYYLDRSLVWAPGACTDNGRKVTVTVTLTNRAPASGLPDYVTVRADHPDYRTRPGDNRLLVSYYAGRGASLTRATLDGHPVELIPGVERGHPVYTLDLELPRQSSRTLVLHLNEPDADGSPTILRQALVTPLHTTVKPAAPCAS, from the coding sequence TTGGCCGCCGCCGCTCTTCCCCCGGCGGCGGCCGCCTGGATCGGAATCACGGGCTGGTTCGCCCGCACCGAACTCCTCGCCGCACAGCACGATCTGACCGCGCTGCGGCAGGCGATGGCGGCCACGGCGAAAGCCCACCCCGCCGGGACCGCCGCCGCGGGCGCCCCGGCGGAGTCCGCAGCGGAGCGCCTGCTGCGCTCCGCGGCCACGCACGCCGCCCGCGCGCACTGGCTCACCACGGGGCCGGCCTGGTACACCGCCGCCCAGGTGCCGTTCGCCGGCGGCCCCCTCCGGACCGTGCGCGGCATCGCCGAGGCCTCGGACCGGCTGGCCGGCCAGGTACTGCCGCCACTGGTGCGGGCCGTCCCGCAGCTCACGGCGGGCGCCCACGCGGGGGGCATCCCGCGGGTGCTCACCCAACTCGAAGGGCAGGCGCCCGCGTTCGAGCGAGCCGCGCGGGTCGCGGCCCAGGTGCGGGGCGACGTCCGCCGGCTGGCGGGCTCCACCTGGCTGCCGGCGGTCGACCGCGGCCGTGAGCAGCTGTCGGACCAGCTCGACCGGCTCGTCCCGCAGACGGCCGACGTCGCCGTCGCGGCCCGTGCCGTGCCGCCCATGCTCGGGGCGCACGGCCCCCGGCACTACTTCCTGTCCTTCCAGAACACGGCCGAGGCCCGGGGCACCGGGGGCCTGCCCGGAGCCTTCGCCGTGCTGCGGGCCGACCGGGGCCGGCTGTCCTTCGAACGCTTCGGCAACGACACCGAGATGGACGGTGTCCGCACCGACGTGAACCTCGGGTCCGAGTTCGCGGACCAGTACGGCGACAACGGACCCGGCGAGATCTGGCAGAACTCCAACATGAGCCCGCACTTCCCGTACGCGGCCCGCATCTGGACCTCGTACTGGCGGACGCACACCGGCCGTGACCTGGACGGAGCGATCGCCATCGACCCCGCCACGCTCGGCCGACTGCTGGGCGCCACCGGGCCCGCCCGGCTGGCCGACGGCACCGCGCTCACCGCCGACAACGCGGTGGACCTCACCGAGCGGACCAGCTACGCCGCGTACGAGAACGTCGGAGAGCGCAAGGCGTTCTTCGTCGAGGCCGCGAGCGCCGCAGCCAAGCAGTTGATGCACGCGGCCGACGACCCGGGCCTGCTCCCCGCGCTGCTGCGGGCCGTGCACGATGTGCAGCAAGAGGGCCGCCTGCAGGTGTGGAGCGCACACGGGGCCGAGGAACGGCTGCTGGAGTCACGGCCGTTCGGCGGCGCGCTGCCTGACACGCCCGGCCCCTTCGCGGGGCTCGTGGTGAACAACGCGGCGGGCACCAAGCTGGACTACTACCTGGACCGGAGCCTTGTCTGGGCGCCCGGCGCCTGCACCGACAACGGCCGGAAAGTCACCGTGACCGTGACGCTCACCAACCGGGCGCCGGCTTCCGGCCTGCCCGATTACGTCACGGTGCGCGCAGACCACCCGGACTACCGCACCAGGCCTGGTGACAACCGGCTGTTGGTGTCCTACTACGCCGGCCGGGGGGCGAGCCTGACGCGGGCCACCCTGGACGGCCACCCGGTCGAGCTGATCCCCGGCGTCGAACGCGGTCACCCCGTGTACACCCTCGACCTGGAGCTGCCCCGACAGTCCAGCCGCACGCTGGTGCTGCATCTGAACGAGCCCGACGCCGACGGCTCCCCGACGATCCTGCGCCAGGCCCTGGTGACTCCACTGCACACCACGGTGAAGCCCGCGGCTCCGTGCGCGTCCTGA
- a CDS encoding oligosaccharide flippase family protein, producing the protein MSTDTAVSEARTALVALVWNYGSAIVATVIQLCYTAYTARVVLPQSFGAFAAAAAALTVLGYVAGAGLATYLMRAEQLTRQTVRTAYRVSLLSGLLCCAVSQAVAPLAATVWGLPEVRPIVQLYGLYFLAQPASLVAVAALRRMDRARFCSVTETGAQFVGMAVGAVLLELGWSPYGLVISQVVTPTVTLMVAAVRLARLPLVDGPLVPARDMLRISGAFAGYGMIQMTAADVSLWAVTRFLGPAAAGQFSRATLAVSLPVSVLCQSLRKAVMPSLARINGEGRSLATVLPDVLSAASAVAFIAFGILAGVGPAALELLLGPGWGPAGALMPVLALGAPFVLLCQVSYAADEIRKAMGSLLRTQLLVLVATVVLVVSSVTAGQSMAFVAVAASVAAGLGHVEQLVRWHRAGVCSLSALVRPYLVHAGVGAALCVSGYLAADYGRGPLSQVVHGLLGMLPVGLVCVVLRRRLPLYSAAVSRGLAA; encoded by the coding sequence TTGTCCACCGACACCGCAGTATCCGAGGCACGTACCGCGCTGGTCGCCCTGGTCTGGAACTATGGCTCGGCGATCGTCGCCACGGTGATCCAACTCTGCTACACCGCCTACACCGCCCGCGTGGTGCTCCCCCAGAGCTTCGGGGCGTTCGCCGCGGCCGCCGCGGCTCTCACCGTGCTCGGCTATGTCGCCGGAGCAGGGCTCGCCACCTACCTGATGCGAGCGGAGCAGCTCACGCGGCAGACCGTCCGGACCGCGTACCGCGTCTCCCTGCTCAGTGGTCTCCTCTGCTGCGCAGTCAGCCAGGCGGTGGCCCCACTGGCGGCCACCGTGTGGGGGCTGCCGGAAGTCCGGCCGATCGTGCAGCTCTACGGCCTCTACTTCCTCGCCCAGCCTGCCTCGCTGGTGGCCGTCGCGGCGCTGCGCCGCATGGACCGTGCCCGCTTCTGCTCTGTCACAGAGACCGGGGCTCAGTTCGTCGGCATGGCGGTCGGTGCCGTCCTGCTCGAACTGGGCTGGAGCCCGTACGGGCTGGTGATCTCCCAGGTGGTGACACCCACGGTGACTCTCATGGTGGCAGCTGTGCGGCTGGCACGCCTGCCCCTCGTGGACGGACCCCTGGTACCGGCTCGCGACATGCTCCGCATCTCCGGGGCGTTCGCCGGCTACGGGATGATCCAGATGACGGCGGCCGACGTGTCTCTGTGGGCCGTCACCCGGTTTCTGGGACCGGCCGCAGCCGGTCAGTTCTCCCGCGCGACACTCGCGGTGAGCCTACCGGTCAGCGTCCTGTGCCAGAGTCTGCGGAAAGCCGTGATGCCGTCACTGGCCCGGATCAACGGCGAAGGGCGGTCGCTCGCCACAGTCCTGCCCGATGTGCTCAGTGCGGCCTCCGCCGTCGCGTTCATCGCCTTCGGCATTCTGGCGGGGGTGGGCCCGGCCGCGTTGGAGCTCCTGCTCGGGCCCGGCTGGGGACCGGCGGGCGCGCTGATGCCCGTGCTGGCCCTGGGTGCCCCCTTCGTGCTGCTGTGCCAGGTCAGCTATGCCGCGGACGAGATCCGCAAGGCGATGGGCAGCCTGCTGCGGACCCAACTGCTCGTGCTCGTGGCTACGGTGGTCCTCGTGGTGTCGTCGGTGACTGCTGGTCAGAGTATGGCGTTCGTCGCCGTGGCAGCTTCGGTCGCAGCAGGCCTCGGCCACGTGGAGCAGCTCGTCCGCTGGCATCGGGCCGGGGTGTGCTCGTTGTCTGCGCTCGTCCGGCCGTACCTCGTCCATGCGGGCGTCGGTGCCGCGCTGTGCGTCAGCGGGTACCTGGCGGCCGACTACGGCCGGGGACCGCTGTCCCAGGTCGTGCACGGTCTGCTGGGCATGTTGCCGGTGGGACTGGTGTGTGTGGTGCTGCGACGTCGGCTCCCGCTGTACTCGGCAGCTGTCTCTCGCGGCCTTGCCGCGTGA
- a CDS encoding O-antigen ligase family protein yields MAARLATAALWVIGLSPAFFATVVWDRASSPPGGAVDWGATTAEVTPTDWRLHAGELYALATITLLVAVLVFSLAAPPPAARHRGVSLVVAVIAMYCGPVLSGLFGAHGGAGDWRLWLAPLAVAALYAAPPVELGELLPRLRAVLRVYTWGSLGALVIMPDWALSTSYIVNLRLPVMGSSRLLGLTNHPILLGVLAAATLVVELAPLHRRRLWLLHSAAAAVVLLLAQSRTAWMATLVALLFLYRRGVARRMHPLLVRGLALAFVACSLPLVLALTGQIGRLASDGELTSVHGRTEVWEMAMLAFHSDPLWGYGPTLFSDRFSPVRGLYEHAHSQLYQTLGTSGLIGMLGLLAFAAVLLLAASRTARVSAGLSPSLVAITTVTCLTEAPLRGVGFSPYLVLVVLDITILLAAVRGSGAEPEPEPAGLYTLPHPAPHARYPCGVRKRLEAVGSAAATHTGSGR; encoded by the coding sequence GTGGCCGCCCGCCTTGCAACCGCCGCTCTGTGGGTGATCGGGCTGAGCCCTGCCTTCTTCGCCACCGTTGTGTGGGACCGTGCTTCGTCACCTCCCGGCGGCGCTGTCGACTGGGGTGCGACAACCGCCGAGGTGACGCCGACGGATTGGCGGCTCCACGCGGGTGAGCTCTACGCGCTGGCGACGATCACCCTGCTGGTCGCCGTCCTGGTCTTCTCGCTGGCTGCGCCTCCGCCCGCCGCTCGACACCGTGGCGTGTCACTCGTAGTGGCAGTGATCGCCATGTACTGCGGTCCAGTGCTGTCGGGTCTGTTCGGTGCCCACGGTGGCGCCGGAGACTGGCGGTTGTGGCTGGCACCCTTGGCCGTCGCCGCACTTTACGCAGCCCCACCCGTTGAGTTGGGTGAACTGCTGCCGCGACTTCGGGCAGTCCTGCGTGTCTACACGTGGGGCAGCCTCGGGGCATTGGTCATCATGCCCGACTGGGCTCTGTCCACGAGCTATATCGTCAACCTGCGGCTGCCGGTGATGGGATCGTCCCGACTCCTCGGTCTCACCAACCACCCCATCCTGCTGGGTGTCCTGGCCGCCGCCACTCTCGTCGTGGAACTCGCCCCGCTGCATCGACGCCGGCTGTGGCTGTTGCACAGCGCCGCGGCCGCTGTCGTTCTGCTTCTGGCCCAGTCGCGCACGGCCTGGATGGCGACTCTGGTGGCGCTTCTGTTTCTCTACCGCCGTGGCGTCGCGCGCCGGATGCACCCCCTTCTGGTCCGCGGCCTGGCGCTGGCCTTCGTCGCCTGCTCACTGCCCTTGGTGCTGGCTCTGACGGGCCAGATCGGACGGCTCGCCAGCGACGGCGAGTTGACGTCCGTTCATGGCCGCACCGAGGTCTGGGAGATGGCGATGCTGGCCTTTCACTCCGATCCCCTGTGGGGATACGGCCCGACACTTTTCAGCGACCGTTTCTCGCCGGTTCGAGGTCTGTACGAACACGCCCACAGCCAGCTCTATCAGACCCTCGGTACCTCGGGGCTGATCGGCATGCTCGGACTGCTCGCCTTCGCGGCGGTGCTGCTGCTGGCGGCTTCACGTACCGCACGCGTGAGTGCGGGGCTGTCCCCGTCCCTGGTAGCGATCACGACGGTCACGTGTCTGACCGAGGCGCCGCTGCGAGGCGTCGGCTTCAGCCCCTACCTCGTGCTGGTAGTCCTGGACATCACGATTCTGCTGGCAGCCGTCCGAGGCTCCGGGGCCGAGCCGGAGCCGGAGCCGGCAGGGTTGTACACGTTGCCACACCCGGCGCCGCACGCCCGGTACCCGTGCGGCGTCAGGAAGAGGCTGGAGGCGGTGGGTTCCGCCGCAGCGACGCACACCGGTTCGGGCCGGTAG
- a CDS encoding polysaccharide biosynthesis tyrosine autokinase, with the protein MDLGGFLKALARRWLSVTALTLLGLGAGIAFTAYSTPRYQAGSQIFVSTRTASDITALNQGSAFSQARVQSYADIISSPLIAAPVVRQLGLDMTPAQLAGHISASVKLNTVLIDITVTDTSPARSAMIANFVAREASRQLVSLETPPGQKAAPVNIGITRNAQPPTTPISPKPLLNGAAGLLAGLVAGVALAVLRDTLDTTLHTSHALAEATRLATLGGIPYDKRAPGSPLAAGSAAYGARAEAFRLLRTNLQFAQVDRKPRVIMVTSALPGEGKTNTAANLALSLAETGGKVCLVDADLRNPCVAKNFGLVQDAGLTSVLIGQATADEVLQECGEHGLLVLTSGPMPPNPAELLSSDRMRQILEGLAESFDTVVVDSAPLLPVADTVGLAPAVDGTVLVVRARRTPAERAKAAVDALHSVNAPVLGAVLSMVTVKHKGYGYGYGYGYGQRPTEAKNLLAAPRKAEADKIGTAG; encoded by the coding sequence TTGGACCTGGGCGGCTTTCTCAAAGCACTAGCCCGACGGTGGCTTTCCGTCACCGCCCTGACGCTCCTCGGCCTGGGCGCCGGAATCGCCTTCACGGCGTACTCGACTCCCCGCTACCAGGCCGGCAGTCAGATCTTCGTGTCCACGCGCACCGCGTCCGACATCACGGCACTCAACCAGGGCAGCGCGTTTTCACAGGCGAGGGTGCAGTCCTACGCCGACATCATCTCCAGTCCCCTGATCGCCGCACCGGTTGTCCGTCAGCTCGGACTCGACATGACGCCGGCTCAGCTCGCCGGGCACATCAGTGCCAGCGTGAAACTCAACACGGTGCTCATCGACATCACCGTCACCGACACCAGCCCTGCGCGATCAGCAATGATCGCCAACTTCGTAGCGCGCGAAGCGAGCAGACAGCTCGTCAGCCTTGAGACACCTCCGGGGCAAAAGGCTGCTCCTGTGAACATCGGCATTACGCGCAATGCCCAGCCGCCGACGACTCCGATCAGCCCGAAGCCCCTGCTCAACGGCGCAGCCGGGCTGCTCGCCGGTCTCGTCGCCGGTGTGGCTCTCGCCGTCCTTCGGGACACCCTCGACACCACCCTGCACACCAGCCACGCGCTGGCCGAGGCGACACGACTGGCCACGCTCGGCGGCATCCCGTACGACAAGAGGGCTCCGGGCAGCCCGCTCGCGGCCGGCTCGGCGGCCTACGGCGCCCGTGCCGAGGCATTCCGGCTTCTGCGTACCAACCTGCAGTTCGCCCAGGTCGACCGGAAACCGCGCGTGATCATGGTGACTAGCGCGCTGCCGGGCGAAGGGAAGACCAACACGGCCGCCAACCTCGCGCTTTCCCTGGCCGAGACCGGTGGCAAGGTCTGCCTGGTCGATGCCGATCTGCGCAATCCGTGCGTGGCCAAGAACTTCGGGCTCGTCCAGGACGCCGGCCTCACCAGCGTCCTCATCGGCCAGGCCACCGCTGACGAGGTGTTGCAGGAGTGCGGAGAACACGGCCTCCTCGTGCTCACCTCGGGCCCCATGCCGCCGAATCCGGCGGAGCTGCTCTCCTCCGACCGGATGAGGCAGATCCTGGAGGGCCTGGCCGAGAGCTTCGACACCGTCGTCGTGGACAGCGCCCCCCTGCTGCCCGTCGCCGACACCGTGGGCCTCGCCCCGGCCGTCGACGGCACAGTCCTCGTAGTCCGTGCCAGGCGCACTCCGGCCGAACGGGCGAAGGCTGCGGTCGACGCCCTGCACTCGGTCAACGCCCCTGTTCTCGGTGCGGTGTTGAGTATGGTCACCGTGAAGCACAAGGGTTACGGCTACGGTTACGGCTA